The Phormidium sp. PBR-2020 DNA segment CCGCCGTCGACCGCCTGCAAACCCATCATGTCCCCATCGCCCTCAAATATGCCGGCCAGGCGGAACTCGAAGGCTTTATCCTGCCCACCCTGCGCCTCGTCGTCGTCAGCGATCGCGAGTTCTTTGGGCAACATAGCCTCGCCAGCCCCAGTTACGTCCGCAAACGCCGCCGGGCCGCCTCCAAACAGGTTGATCCCAACCAACTGCAACCGGGGGACTATGTGGTACACCATAACCACGGCATTGGGCAATTCCTCCAACTCGAAAGTCTCACCCTGAATGGGGAAACCCGAGAATATCTCGTCCTACGCTACGCCGACGGAACCTTACGGGTGGCTGCGGATCAACTCAACGCCCTCTCTCGCTATCGCCATACCGGTAGCGGCCGCCCCCAACTCAATAAGATGTCGGGCAAGGCTTGGGAACGGACCAAAAACAAAGTCCGCAAAGCCATCAAAAAGATTGCCATCGACCTGTTGAAACTTTACGCTGAGCGGGCCAAACAACAGGGATTTGCCTATCCTGCCGATATTCCCTGGCAACAAGAACTCGAAGACTCCTTCCCCTATCAACCCACCCCGGATCAACTCAAAGCCACCCAGGATATTAAACATGACATGGAGAGCGATCGCCCCATGGATCGTCTCGTCTGTGGCGATGTGGGATTCGGCAAAACGGAAGTGGCCATCCGGGCCGTCTTTAAAGCCATCACCGCCGGCAAACAGGTAGCCTTCCTCGCCCCCACCACTATCCTCACCCAACAGCATTATCACACCCTCAAAGAACGCTTTGCCCCCTATCCCATTCAAGTGGGCCTCCTCAACCGCTTCCGCAGCCCCGAGGAACGCAAGGAGATTCAACAACGGTTAATGACGGGGGAACTAGACGTGGTGGTGGGAACCCATCAACTGTTGGGGAAAAGCGTTAAGTTCAAAGACTTAGGGCTGTTGGTGGTGGATGAAGAACAGCGGTTTGGGGTGAATCAGAAGGAGAAGATTAAGGCCCTCAAAACCCAGGTGGATGTGTTAACCCTAACGGCCACTCCCATTCCTCGGACGCTCTATATGTCCTTATCGGGGATTCGCGAAATTAGTCTGATTACTACTCCACCTCCCTCCCGTCGTCCCATTAAAACCCATTTGGCTCGCTATGACTGGGAGACGATTCGCGGGGCGATCGCCCAGGAACTCGATCGCGGCGGCCAGGTGTTTTATGTGGTGCCCCGTGTAGAGGGGATTGAAGAGCGATCGGCTAAAATTCGCGAAGTGGTTCCCAGTGCCCGCATTGCCATCGCCCATGGTCAAATGGATGTGGCGGAACTCGAATCGGTGATGTTGGCCTTTAGTAGCGGTGAAGCCGATGTACTGGTTTGTACGACGATTGTGGAGTCGGGGTTAGATATTCCTCGGGTGAATACCATTTTGATTGAAGATGCCCATCGCTTCGGCCTATCCCAACTCTATCAATTACGAGGGCGGGTGGGGCGATCGGGGATTCAAGCCCATGCCTGGTTATTTTACAGCCAACGGCAGCAACTCTCGGAAGCAGCCCAGAAACGATTACGGGCCCTGCAAGAGTTTAGTCAACTGGGATCGGGCTATCAGTTGGCCATGCGAGACATGGAAATTCGCGGCGTGGGTAACTTGTTGGGGGCAGAACAGTCGGGCCAGATGAATGCCATTGGCTTTGACCTCTATCGCACCATGTTAGAGGAAGAAATCCGCGAGATTCAGGGTCAGGCCATTCCCAAAGTCAACGATACCCAAGTGGATCTCAACCTGACGGCCTTTATCCCCAGCAACTATATCCCGGATCTCGACCATAAAATGACGGCCTACCGTCAGGTGGCCACCGCCGACTCTGGGGAAGCGTTGCAGGCGATCGCCCTCGATTGGCAAGATTGTTATGGTCCTCTGCCCAAAGCCGCTCATCAACTTTTGCGGGTGATGGAACTCAAGCAACTTGCCAAAACCCTAGGGTTCTCGCGCATTAAGCCCGAAGGCAAACAACATGTCATCCTAGAAACACCCATGGAAGAACCCGCCTGGGGACGATTAAAATCACATTTACCGAAACATTTACAGTCTCGTTTCGTCTATGGTTCTGGACGGGTCACTGTGCGTGGCCTTGGCGTGTTGCCGGCTGAAAAACAACTCGACAGTCTGATTCAATGGTTGGAATGCTTACGTCCCGCCCTAGAAGACATTCAAGACACCGACAACTTAGCCGCCAGTGCCTCCTAGGGGGCCAAATTGGTCATCATGCCAGCGTCCCTTGCAGATGTAAACCTTGCCACGACAAAATAACGCCCAAAACCCTGTTGTTCGGGGCGATCGCCTGCTCCTCCTCTGAGGAGTCCTTAAACCCTAGCCATTGCTCTCAACTCCCGAGGTTGAAATCGCTTAGGGTGGCGCACCATCTTGATGGTGCTAGGCAACACACCCACCAAGCTCGCTAAGGCGTCATCCGGCAAACTGTTTACCGTTTCTGCATCAAAGTAATGTTCAAACTGTGCCAACAACATCTTCGCCCGTTGCAGAGGGACAGGGTTTTCTGTCAACTGCTCCGTCAAGCGAATCCAATGTCGTCGAATGGAGTAGGCTTTTTGCCGTTCTTCGTACTGTTCCGGTGCTACCAGAGCCAAATCGCCAACGGGGATCGTGCGTTGCGTTCCCACATCGAAAAAGCCCCCCACAGCAGCTCCAGGACCTGCAAACTCTGCATGGTACCGTTTGTAAATGATCAAGCCATTGCGACGGCGACTATCGACCGCCAATAGCTGACCGCTATTGAGCTGGGAGATCAGCTCGGCAGGTTGTGAAGACTTAACGAGGCTTCGCGACATATGAGTAACTCTCGTTTCAGGAATGGATCATGCCGTAGGTCATAATTCAGGCAGTCAAGGGGGAGGCATCTGCTTTTAGGGTAACCTAATCTGTCCGGAGACACCACGAGACTTGTCCTGAAGTTGGAGGGAGATGCGATCAACAAACCCACACAGAACCCGCTCGGTTAGCCGGTTAGACTGTATTTGGGTGAATGCTAGAACCTGTCCAAATTAAACAACACCGGAACAGGATCTTGAGAGATTCGGTCATGCCCTCATGAAGTGACCTGCCACACCCCTGCCCAGATTCTATCAGAAACGATCACCAGTCTTCAACTTGGCAAATGCTCCCAACCAGCGGGCATCCCAAGTATGGCATAGACCTCAAGGATGAATCAGGGATTTAGACAAAAACAGTTGTCGAGGTTTGCCAAACCAGGTCGTGCCCCAGGTCAACTCCACCCGTCGTAAGCGGTAGCCTAACTGAGTGTAGAGAGCGCGAGCCGGCAGATTGTTATCTAGAACATGGAGATAAACTTCTCGGAAGCCCCACTCTAGGGCCGTTTGTTCACAAGCCATCAAAAGCTGCCGTGCTACGCCGCAACGCCGGGCCTGGGGACGAACTGCCAGATTGGAGATGTAGGGATAACTGAGTCCACTTACACGCCATGCTGTTGGAGGACTAGACTTCAAACTTAGCTCAACAGTTCCCAAAAGGTGATCCCCACTCGCGAGCCAGGGGACCTCCGTCCCTGGGAGATCGCCCAGGCTGGCCACGAGACAGGTGTGCGGATGATGACTTGCCCGCAGGCGATGACGTAAATCTTCATAAATCCCCAAGCGAATCAGGGGCAGGAACCAGGTGCGCCAGCCTTGAGTTTCATGAAAACTGGCCGCTAAAATCTCCGCTAGGGTTCGCAAATCTTCCGATTTAGCCTGCCGTACGGCAATATCAGAGGCCAGACAACGAGGTCTAAAGGGAGGAGTTGACCGTCCTCGCGAACCTGAGTTGGGTTGGGAGCGTGCAGTGCCAAAAAAGTTCACAGGTCTGTCGGGAGGATGAGGGATACCAGTGATTAGTTACCTCGGCAGAAAAGCAACGCACTGTCCCCCTTGGGGTTCAGTGTCGGGTCGTTCACGATCCGTCAGGCCGGATCTCAAAAAGCGTACCAGTTGCCAAAGTTGACATGAACCTCCATTGTAGCTGAATCGGTTGAGATGGGACGGGTTAGCGGTTCGACAACTTTCGCTATACTGGCATTGATATCAAGAGTAGGAAAGCGCAACACGCCGCCATTAACCGTTTAGCATCCCCCGTTTTCCCCCTACAGGGCGACCACAACTCGGCGATCGCTCGCTGGCCGCGTACGCCCCCACCTCTTGCCTCTTGCCTCTTGCCTCTTGCCTCTTGCCTCTTGCCTCTTGCCTCTTGCCTCTTGCCTTTTGCCTACTGCCTCTCCTGAATGATAGATCGCCCCCGTTGCCCGGCTAAAATTCTGGTCGTGGATGATGAACCCGACAACCTTGATCTACTCGATCGCGTTCTGTCCCCGACGTATGAGGTCCTCAGAGCATCGAGTGGGCAAGAGGCGCTGCAAATTCTGTCCCAAGAACAGGATATCGCGGTCATCGTCTCAGATCAGCGAATGCCCAAGATGACGGGGACGGAGTTCCTGAGTCTGACAGCGATGCAATATCCCGACATGATCCGCATTTTGGTGACCGCCTACACCGATGTGGATGATTTGGTCGAAGCCATCAACAGTGGCAAGGTATTCAAGTATGTCACCAAACCTTGGCATGTGGATGAGTTGCGGGCCGTGGTTCGCCAGGCGGTGGATACTCATAATGTCTTACGAACGCGCACGGAACAACTCTGTCGCACCCTACGGCAAGAGTCGTTATTGAATGCCGTCACCAACACGATTCGCTCGCGCACCAACTATCGACAAATTCTGCAAACCATTGTCGAAACCATGGGGCAGATGTTCGAGGCCAGTTGTTGCATTCTGCGCACCTGTGATGATCCAGGATTGAGTCTTGATGCTGCTCCCGTTGCGAGATCGCAATGGTTCGGCTATGCCGGCGCCACGTTACCGGCTCATCTGAAGCAACGTAACGGCGACGGGGATCGGAAAACCAACTTAGACCCCCGCCTGGCCCAAACCCTCTGGGAAACGGACCAGATTGTGGTGATGAACGATGTCACCCAGGATGAGCGCCTTCTCAGCCGAGAACGGGTCTATGAGGCCTATGAATATGCTGACATTCGCTCCAGTGTCATTGTGCCTCTGAGCGCCCCCCTATACCGCCCACCAGCCCAACTCGATGGGGTCATGGAGCCGGGGACTGGGGGACCGGGAGAATTTGCCCTGGTGGCGGTACTGGCGTTACATCAATGCAGCCGGGTGCGGGTTTGGCAGGATGATGAGGTGCAATTGGTGGTGATGGTGGCGGAACAGGCGGCCCTGACCCTCGCTCAGTCCAAAACCTTGGAGATGATGCAAACCCTGGCCCAACGAGAGGCCCTTATCAACACGATTACCACCGCCATCCGTTCGAGTCTCAATCCCCAGGATATTTTTGCGGCGATTACGGAACAACTCGGCTATGCTCTAAAGGTTGACGGCTGCGCCCTCTCCCTCTGGACTCAGGAGGATGAGTTTGTTGAATGTGTGGGCTTATATGAGCGGCGACAAGAGGAAGGCCGTGAAGGATTTTTGCCTCAATCCCTAGTTCCCATTGAGGGAAATTTGGTGCTTCAGCATCTCTTGGAGACTCAGGAACCGGTGGTGATTCCCGATATGAGGGCCCAGCCGACCTGGAATCAGAATTATCAACCCTTTCACCATCCGGCTCGGGCCCTGCTGGTGGTGCCTTTGCTCTGCGATGGCCAAATTATCGGCAGTATTTCCTTGCGGCAAAATGATCGTCCTCGGGCCTGGCATGGTCAGGATATTGCCTTGGCTCAGGCGGTGGCGGCTCAGGCGGCGATCGCCGTGCAACAGGCACGACTCTATCAGAAAACTCGCCAACAGGCGGAACGGCTGCTGATTCTCGATCGCCAAAAGACGGAGTTTTTTCAGAATGTCTCCCATGAGTTCCGCACTCCCCTAACTCTCATGATGGGACCCCTGGAGGCGGCGGTGAGTCAAGGGCAGGATTTACCCTTGGAGCGGGCTGAGATTGCTCTACGCAATTGTCGCCGTCTGTTGCGTCTGGTCAATCAATTGCTGGATTTGCAACGATTGGATGAACGACGGATGCAACCGAAGTTCGCCCCCTGTGATGTGGGGGGAGTGGTGGGGCAAATCTTACAAGCCTTCCGCCCCTATTGTGACCGTAAGCAGATTCGCTTAGGGCAGGAGTTGAGCCGAAATGTCCGTGTTTATCTGGATCTGGACTTGTTTGAAAAGGTGCTCTACAACCTTTTGTCCAATGCCATGAAGTTTACCCCGGCTGGGGGTGAGATTCGAGTTCAGGTCAAAGTCCAGGGCGATCGCATCTTGGTGACGGTGCAAGATACGGGAATTGGGATTGGGGGCGATCGCATTCCCCAGTTATTTGATCGCTTCTATCAGGCCGAGGGTGCAGTCGATCGCGCCTATGAGGGGAGTGGCTTGGGGTTGGCTTTGGTGAAGGAGTTGGTGGAACTCCATGGTGGCCGGGTTTGGGTTGAGTCGCAGTTAGGAGTCGGTAGTTGTTTTCGGGTGGAACTGCGCCAAGGAACAGCCCATTTGCCGGAGGCTTGTCTGTTGGAGAGCGGCACCACTCTCGAAGGACATCGCATCAGCGTGGAGTTAGCGGATCTCGAAACGGAGGTGGCTGCCTCTTCAACGCTAACCCCAAATTTGACCGGAACCTCTACAACCCCGAAGGACTCACCGATAGACTCTGAAACGCCACCCCAAACGACCCAGGTGGACTCATTGGGACATAAGGTGACGGTGTTATTTGTTGAGGACAATGGAGATTTACGGGTTTATGTAGCTGGGGTGTTACAGGATGCTGGCTATGGGGTGCTTTTGGCCAGTAATGGGGAGGAGGGGATTCTCATGGCGCGATCGCACCACCCAGATGCGATTGTCACCGATTTAATGATGCCGAAGGTGTCGGGGTTGGATTTGATTGCAGCGATTCGCCAAGACCCCGAGTTACAGGGAACGCCAATTGTGTTGTTGACCGCCAAGGCCAATGAGGAAACCCGTCTCGAAAGTGTCGAACAAGGGGCAGATGCTTACTTGTCTAAACCCTTTAATGACCGGGAGTTACTGGCTCAGGTGCGGAATTTATTGGCGCTGAAGGCACAGGAGCGACAGATTAAGGATCTCAATCGCTATTTAACCCAGTCGGTGTTGACACGCTTTTTGCCCCCGGCGTTGGTGGAGAAGGCGCGATTGGGGGAATTACAACTAAATCTGGCCCCAGAACCTCGGTTAGTGACGATTGTGTTTACCGACATTGTTGGCTTTACTCAGATGGCAAATCAGTTGAGATCGCGCCGGGTGGCCCAAATCTTAAATCAGTATTTATCCTCGATGAGTCAGGTGATTTTTCAGGCGGGGGGAACGGTCGATAAGTTTGTTGGCGATGCGGTGATGGCAATTTTTGGCGCTCCGGAGGAGATGAAACCGGAGGTTCAGGTACAGCAAGCGATTCTAGCGGCTCGCCAGATGTATGAGCGCCTGGATGCTCTGAATGCTCAATGGATGGAGGAAGGACTCACCCCGGTCCAATTCCGTTGTGGGATTCACCAAGGAACGGCGGTGGTGGGGATGTTTGGCAGCGAGGAGAGATCGGACTATACGGCCATTGGCCCCAGTGTGAATATTGCGGCGCGGCTTCAGGAAGTGGCCCAACCGGGACGCATTCTGGTTTCGGCGGCGGTGGCGGACTATTTGCAAGAGTCGGAGATTACCAAGTTTCGCCCCCTCCATCTCAAGGGGATTGATGAAACGGTGCTTGCGTTCTCCCTCAACCCCCTGGATAATGAGTGATTTGTTGAATGCCTTGCTGTTGCCGTCATGACTGTTGCCATTGTTGTTTTAAATCAGACCAGTGTGTCTCTGGCGCGTCAGGTGGCCCAGGGTTGTGCTGATGGGGTCGTTTATGGTTTAGACCGCCGTACAACGGGGGTGGATGTCTCGTTTTCGGAGTTTGGGCCGACGCTGCGATCGCTCTTTGAACAGGGAACTCCGATTATTGGCATTTGTGCGGCGGGGATTCTGATTCGCACCTTGGCCCCGGTGTTGGGGAATAAGGGAGAGGATCCGCCGGTATTGGCGATCGCCGAGGATGGTAGCGCAGTGGTTCCCTTACTGGGAGGGTTACAGGGAGTGAATGACCTGGCCCGTCAGATTGCTCAGGTTTTACAGGTCTCTGCGGCGATTACCGCTAGTGGTGAGATTCGTTTCCGTACGACCCTCCTCTCGCCGCCGCCGGGATATCGATTGCTGAATGACCCAGATCAGGCGAAAGGGTTTATTGCGGAGGTCTTGGCGGGGGCAACGGTGAGGTTTGAAACCCACCCCAGCCCCTCCCAGGAGGGGAGTTTGCCGGAGTGGTTGGAACAGAGTCGTTTACCTTGGTCTCAGGAGGGAGAACACCGGCTGGTTGTTTCGACCCAGATCGGTTCTGATGTTTGTCCTGGCGATCGCTGTTTGGTCTATGAAGTCTTGCCACAGCGGGGTCATTTGGCGATCGTGGGAACGGGGCCGGGTAGTGCTGAATGGATGTCGCCTCAAGTGCGGCGCAGGTTGCAGGAGGCGACGGATTGGGTGGGCTATACGACCTATTTAAACCTGGTGGAATCCCTAAGAAGCCCTCGTATTCAGCGTCATGAGTCTGATAATCGCGTTGAGGGCGATCGCGCGCGTCAGGCGTTGGATTTGGCGGCTACCGGGCGACGGGTGGTGTTAGTCTCGTCGGGAGATCCGGGGATTTTTGCCATGGCGGCGGCGGTGTTTGAGGTGTTGGAGACTGGGAAGACCCCAGATTGGCAAGAGGTCGAGATTGAGGTCTGTCCAGGAATTTCTGCGATGCAAGCGGCGGCGGCCCAGGTTGGGGCCCCGTTGGGTCATGATTTTGTGGTGATGTCCCTCTCGGATATTCTTAAACCTTGGTCGATGATTGAGTCGCGGTTGCAGGCGGCGGCCCAGGGGGATTTTGCGATCGCCCTGTATAATCCCGTCTCTAAGCAGCGGACTTGGCAGTTACAGCGGGCGCGGGAGATACTTCTGCAATGGCGATCGCCCGCTACGCCCGTCATTTTGGGGCGAAATTTAGGTAGAACTGGGCAACAAATGACTGTAAAACCTCTGGAGGAGTTAACCTCAGAGGATGCGGATATGCGGACGGTGATTTTAATCGGATCGAGTCAGACGCGGCAAGTGCAACGAGGGGAGAACGTCCCCTGGGTATATACCCCTCGACGGTATGAGACGGCAACAGAGAACCCGCAACCTACCCCTTAAAATACCCCGTCAGCCAATTGGCAAGCGAACCGTAAAGCGGCTTCCCCGGCCCACCTGACTCTTGACATGAATCGTTCCCTGATGAGTCGAGGCGATCGCTCGGGCAATGGCTAATCCCAACCCAGATCCCCCAGTATGACGAGAGCGATCGCCCTGCAAGCGATAGAAGCGATCAAAAATCCGCTGCTGTTGCGATGGCGGAATCCCAATTCCCGTATCCGTCACCGTCAACTGGGCCATCCCCTCATCCCGTTGCAAGTCAATCGTCACCGTTCCTCCTGGCGGCGTATATTGAATGCCATTGGCCACTAAATTGGCAAAGAGACGATACAACTGTTCCTCATCGCCCCAGACTTGTAACCCTTTATCCTCGATGCCCTGGATCTGTAGCGTCACCTGAGTGGCCATGGCCAAGGCTGTAAACTCCTCCACCAACTCTTCGGCCAGCAAATTTAACGAACAGAGACGGCGGGACACCGTTTCCACCTGCAAATCAATGCGGGACAACAACAACAAATCATGAACCAAATTCCCCAGACGGCTATTTTGTCGCTCAATCGTGGTCAAGGTATTGCGCATCTCCCCCTCCGATAGCTGGGGTTCCCCCAGGGTAAATTCCACCGTGGAGGCGATCGCCGCTAGGGGAGTTCGCAATTCATGAGCCGCATCGGCGGTAAACTGCTGAACCTGGCGATAGGAGTCATAGACCGGTCTCATAGCCACCCCCGACAGCCACCAACTCGCCCCGCCAACGACAAGTAAGGCCAGGGGTAAGCCAAGCAATAACGTCCCAGCGATCTCTCTCAACCGGGCCTCATACTCACCGAGCGATTGTCCCACCTGAACATAGCCCCAGGGGTCTTGCGTCTTGGTTTTGAGAAACACGGACACTTGCCGATAGGCGGTTCCCTCCTCAGTCACTAAGGTTGTCCAGGGTTCAACAGCCGCCGGCTGATCTAACCCCGAGGGTTGTTTCCCGGCTGTGGCAATCAGGTTGCCCCAAGCATCGACGAAGCGGACATAGTACATCTCCTCTTGCACCACCCCCGCCAGATGCCGGTCT contains these protein-coding regions:
- the cobJ gene encoding precorrin-3B C(17)-methyltransferase, with amino-acid sequence MTVAIVVLNQTSVSLARQVAQGCADGVVYGLDRRTTGVDVSFSEFGPTLRSLFEQGTPIIGICAAGILIRTLAPVLGNKGEDPPVLAIAEDGSAVVPLLGGLQGVNDLARQIAQVLQVSAAITASGEIRFRTTLLSPPPGYRLLNDPDQAKGFIAEVLAGATVRFETHPSPSQEGSLPEWLEQSRLPWSQEGEHRLVVSTQIGSDVCPGDRCLVYEVLPQRGHLAIVGTGPGSAEWMSPQVRRRLQEATDWVGYTTYLNLVESLRSPRIQRHESDNRVEGDRARQALDLAATGRRVVLVSSGDPGIFAMAAAVFEVLETGKTPDWQEVEIEVCPGISAMQAAAAQVGAPLGHDFVVMSLSDILKPWSMIESRLQAAAQGDFAIALYNPVSKQRTWQLQRAREILLQWRSPATPVILGRNLGRTGQQMTVKPLEELTSEDADMRTVILIGSSQTRQVQRGENVPWVYTPRRYETATENPQPTP
- a CDS encoding two-component sensor histidine kinase, with amino-acid sequence MNRNQAFLLTRQRLAALYTLIMGIILSAFGVGVYTAMAQDHWQSLNRKLETVAGTLHDGIEPTLERPGQVEPIIDYFLPGLVCVRPGDCPEQSPFGDRHLAGVVQEEMYYVRFVDAWGNLIATAGKQPSGLDQPAAVEPWTTLVTEEGTAYRQVSVFLKTKTQDPWGYVQVGQSLGEYEARLREIAGTLLLGLPLALLVVGGASWWLSGVAMRPVYDSYRQVQQFTADAAHELRTPLAAIASTVEFTLGEPQLSEGEMRNTLTTIERQNSRLGNLVHDLLLLSRIDLQVETVSRRLCSLNLLAEELVEEFTALAMATQVTLQIQGIEDKGLQVWGDEEQLYRLFANLVANGIQYTPPGGTVTIDLQRDEGMAQLTVTDTGIGIPPSQQQRIFDRFYRLQGDRSRHTGGSGLGLAIARAIASTHQGTIHVKSQVGRGSRFTVRLPIG
- a CDS encoding response regulator — its product is MIDRPRCPAKILVVDDEPDNLDLLDRVLSPTYEVLRASSGQEALQILSQEQDIAVIVSDQRMPKMTGTEFLSLTAMQYPDMIRILVTAYTDVDDLVEAINSGKVFKYVTKPWHVDELRAVVRQAVDTHNVLRTRTEQLCRTLRQESLLNAVTNTIRSRTNYRQILQTIVETMGQMFEASCCILRTCDDPGLSLDAAPVARSQWFGYAGATLPAHLKQRNGDGDRKTNLDPRLAQTLWETDQIVVMNDVTQDERLLSRERVYEAYEYADIRSSVIVPLSAPLYRPPAQLDGVMEPGTGGPGEFALVAVLALHQCSRVRVWQDDEVQLVVMVAEQAALTLAQSKTLEMMQTLAQREALINTITTAIRSSLNPQDIFAAITEQLGYALKVDGCALSLWTQEDEFVECVGLYERRQEEGREGFLPQSLVPIEGNLVLQHLLETQEPVVIPDMRAQPTWNQNYQPFHHPARALLVVPLLCDGQIIGSISLRQNDRPRAWHGQDIALAQAVAAQAAIAVQQARLYQKTRQQAERLLILDRQKTEFFQNVSHEFRTPLTLMMGPLEAAVSQGQDLPLERAEIALRNCRRLLRLVNQLLDLQRLDERRMQPKFAPCDVGGVVGQILQAFRPYCDRKQIRLGQELSRNVRVYLDLDLFEKVLYNLLSNAMKFTPAGGEIRVQVKVQGDRILVTVQDTGIGIGGDRIPQLFDRFYQAEGAVDRAYEGSGLGLALVKELVELHGGRVWVESQLGVGSCFRVELRQGTAHLPEACLLESGTTLEGHRISVELADLETEVAASSTLTPNLTGTSTTPKDSPIDSETPPQTTQVDSLGHKVTVLFVEDNGDLRVYVAGVLQDAGYGVLLASNGEEGILMARSHHPDAIVTDLMMPKVSGLDLIAAIRQDPELQGTPIVLLTAKANEETRLESVEQGADAYLSKPFNDRELLAQVRNLLALKAQERQIKDLNRYLTQSVLTRFLPPALVEKARLGELQLNLAPEPRLVTIVFTDIVGFTQMANQLRSRRVAQILNQYLSSMSQVIFQAGGTVDKFVGDAVMAIFGAPEEMKPEVQVQQAILAARQMYERLDALNAQWMEEGLTPVQFRCGIHQGTAVVGMFGSEERSDYTAIGPSVNIAARLQEVAQPGRILVSAAVADYLQESEITKFRPLHLKGIDETVLAFSLNPLDNE
- a CDS encoding GNAT family N-acetyltransferase; the protein is MNFFGTARSQPNSGSRGRSTPPFRPRCLASDIAVRQAKSEDLRTLAEILAASFHETQGWRTWFLPLIRLGIYEDLRHRLRASHHPHTCLVASLGDLPGTEVPWLASGDHLLGTVELSLKSSPPTAWRVSGLSYPYISNLAVRPQARRCGVARQLLMACEQTALEWGFREVYLHVLDNNLPARALYTQLGYRLRRVELTWGTTWFGKPRQLFLSKSLIHP
- the mfd gene encoding transcription-repair coupling factor yields the protein MAFSSVVRTLGRTALTQELTSSLERDGRLQLDGVSRFPKGLMVSALAHQRQQHLCLIAATLEEAGRWAAQLQEMDWPLVHFYPTSEASPYEASDSDEITWGQLQVLADLVHPTARTSSRFAIVATQRALHPHLPSREQFAQSCLCLKLGLELSLGQLKHQLSELGYESVSLVEAEGQWSRRGDIIDIFPVAAELPLRLEFFGDELEKMREFDPVSQRSLDKVQQVVLTPCQLNQGLGDSLGQEESDLSPSAQVGLAFDAPSSLLDYLPPETLFVLDEPEACQGHSDRWVEHVEQDFQSHRDRHPHLSPLHRPIQESLGTCTLDRVDLRELVLSDRDADNQPGKRLNLASRRLASTPHQFAKIAQILRDERDRGFNIFLISAQPSRTVSLLQEHDCNAQFLPNPRDYPAVDRLQTHHVPIALKYAGQAELEGFILPTLRLVVVSDREFFGQHSLASPSYVRKRRRAASKQVDPNQLQPGDYVVHHNHGIGQFLQLESLTLNGETREYLVLRYADGTLRVAADQLNALSRYRHTGSGRPQLNKMSGKAWERTKNKVRKAIKKIAIDLLKLYAERAKQQGFAYPADIPWQQELEDSFPYQPTPDQLKATQDIKHDMESDRPMDRLVCGDVGFGKTEVAIRAVFKAITAGKQVAFLAPTTILTQQHYHTLKERFAPYPIQVGLLNRFRSPEERKEIQQRLMTGELDVVVGTHQLLGKSVKFKDLGLLVVDEEQRFGVNQKEKIKALKTQVDVLTLTATPIPRTLYMSLSGIREISLITTPPPSRRPIKTHLARYDWETIRGAIAQELDRGGQVFYVVPRVEGIEERSAKIREVVPSARIAIAHGQMDVAELESVMLAFSSGEADVLVCTTIVESGLDIPRVNTILIEDAHRFGLSQLYQLRGRVGRSGIQAHAWLFYSQRQQLSEAAQKRLRALQEFSQLGSGYQLAMRDMEIRGVGNLLGAEQSGQMNAIGFDLYRTMLEEEIREIQGQAIPKVNDTQVDLNLTAFIPSNYIPDLDHKMTAYRQVATADSGEALQAIALDWQDCYGPLPKAAHQLLRVMELKQLAKTLGFSRIKPEGKQHVILETPMEEPAWGRLKSHLPKHLQSRFVYGSGRVTVRGLGVLPAEKQLDSLIQWLECLRPALEDIQDTDNLAASAS